A genomic region of Bacillota bacterium contains the following coding sequences:
- a CDS encoding HEAT repeat domain-containing protein, with amino-acid sequence MAHKVDELIQQLTRGDWRTRREACWALGALGDVRAFEPLLQRLGDGYSSVRAAACWALGALGDVRAFEPLLQRLGDDDSSVRAAACRALGALGFGAEAQLVTEGLEGKAQAVEQLRHRIAAGEEQLWRPLLAALQDPHAKRAEVSRLLGKLGDVRAFEPLLQRLGDGYSSVRVAACEALGALGDVRAVEPMLPLLEPELGFGYLVLQSAACVALAKLGCERVWEKIPRMLNSRNTVARVAACEAIGELGDARGVKLLIRRLADKKSTVRAAACRALGKLGDPRAANAIVQLTLQEKVPEVLQAAQEALERLLPAQPQG; translated from the coding sequence ATGGCGCACAAAGTGGACGAACTGATACAACAGTTGACCCGCGGCGATTGGCGGACAAGGCGCGAGGCGTGTTGGGCGCTGGGTGCGTTGGGCGACGTGCGTGCCTTTGAACCGCTCCTGCAACGGCTGGGGGATGGCTACAGTTCGGTTCGCGCGGCGGCGTGTTGGGCGCTGGGTGCGTTGGGCGACGTGCGTGCCTTTGAACCGCTCCTGCAACGGCTGGGGGATGATGACAGTTCGGTTCGCGCGGCGGCGTGTCGGGCGCTGGGTGCGTTGGGTTTTGGGGCAGAGGCGCAGCTGGTGACCGAAGGGCTGGAGGGGAAGGCGCAGGCGGTGGAGCAACTGCGCCATCGCATCGCGGCTGGCGAGGAGCAGTTGTGGCGTCCACTGCTGGCAGCGTTGCAAGACCCTCATGCAAAGCGCGCAGAGGTAAGCCGGTTGCTCGGCAAGTTGGGCGACGTGCGTGCCTTTGAACCGCTCCTGCAACGGCTGGGGGATGGCTACAGTTCGGTTCGCGTGGCGGCGTGTGAGGCGCTGGGTGCGTTGGGCGACGTGCGTGCGGTGGAGCCGATGCTGCCGCTCCTGGAGCCAGAACTGGGTTTTGGCTACTTGGTTCTTCAATCAGCTGCCTGTGTGGCACTGGCGAAGTTGGGCTGCGAGCGGGTATGGGAGAAAATCCCGCGCATGCTCAATAGCAGAAACACGGTCGCCCGCGTCGCTGCCTGTGAGGCGATCGGCGAGTTGGGAGATGCTCGTGGGGTGAAGCTTTTGATCCGACGGCTGGCTGATAAGAAAAGCACGGTTCGCGCGGCGGCGTGTCGGGCGTTGGGCAAGTTGGGTGACCCCCGCGCTGCCAACGCCATCGTCCAGTTGACGCTGCAGGAGAAAGTTCCAGAGGTACTGCAAGCCGCGCAGGAGGCGTTGGAGAGGCTGCTGCCCGCGCAGCCCCAGGGGTGA
- a CDS encoding VWA-like domain-containing protein, protein MELPENLRAARFLLLRERPYIAAAAFALIPAAAPGLRRRALGDIGVDRLWRLYYDPEGIARWNTQQLVGVLYHELWHLLNAHPERLAAWPPRIANLGGDLAINSIVQREGLCLPEDGVLPEQFGLPPNLTAEEYCEQLQQQADSLCVPPGGGLLVQDHGSCAHGRQEAWELPADAASVSAVSDAHAELIRRETALRIVEYAKSQGRVPDEILRWARQKLKPQVDWRRELRAAVQGALAWTMGLEDYTYSRPNRRQCALPQVVLPSLRKPLPRVAVVVDTSRSMSETELAQALAEIGAVLRQVREVTVLSVDAAVHEVRRVFRAEQVQLVGGGGTDMGVGIAAAQRLVPPPHVLVVVTDGVTGWPDKPPRGMRVVVALTTKETHAPAWARAVRCIPARETEE, encoded by the coding sequence ATGGAGTTGCCAGAAAACCTGCGTGCGGCGCGTTTCCTGCTGCTCCGAGAGCGTCCCTACATAGCGGCTGCCGCCTTTGCGCTGATACCTGCCGCGGCACCTGGTCTCCGCAGGCGTGCGTTGGGGGACATCGGAGTAGACAGGCTCTGGCGTCTCTACTACGACCCGGAGGGCATCGCCCGCTGGAACACGCAGCAGCTGGTCGGTGTGCTGTATCACGAACTGTGGCACCTGCTGAACGCGCACCCCGAACGGCTGGCGGCATGGCCGCCCCGGATTGCCAATCTTGGGGGGGACCTGGCGATTAACAGCATCGTGCAGCGCGAGGGGCTATGCCTGCCAGAGGACGGGGTGCTGCCGGAGCAGTTCGGCTTGCCGCCCAATCTCACCGCCGAGGAGTATTGTGAGCAGTTGCAGCAGCAAGCGGACAGCCTGTGTGTCCCTCCTGGCGGAGGTTTGCTAGTGCAGGACCACGGTTCCTGTGCGCACGGGCGTCAGGAGGCATGGGAGTTGCCAGCAGATGCCGCTTCCGTTTCGGCGGTCAGCGACGCCCATGCGGAGTTAATCCGTCGCGAGACGGCGTTGCGCATCGTGGAGTATGCGAAGTCGCAGGGCAGGGTGCCAGACGAAATCCTGCGCTGGGCAAGGCAGAAGCTGAAGCCGCAGGTGGACTGGCGGCGGGAGTTGCGCGCGGCGGTTCAGGGCGCGCTGGCGTGGACGATGGGATTGGAGGATTACACCTACAGCCGCCCCAACCGCCGTCAGTGCGCGTTGCCACAGGTGGTGTTGCCCAGCCTGCGCAAGCCGCTGCCGCGCGTGGCGGTGGTGGTGGACACTTCGCGCTCGATGAGCGAAACCGAGCTGGCGCAGGCGCTGGCGGAGATTGGGGCGGTGTTGCGGCAGGTGCGCGAAGTCACGGTGCTGAGCGTGGATGCGGCGGTGCACGAGGTGCGGCGCGTGTTCCGGGCGGAACAGGTGCAGCTGGTAGGTGGAGGAGGCACGGACATGGGAGTGGGCATCGCCGCGGCGCAGCGGTTAGTCCCGCCGCCCCACGTGCTGGTGGTAGTGACGGACGGAGTTACGGGCTGGCCCGACAAGCCGCCGCGGGGGATGCGGGTAGTGGTGGCGTTGACGACAAAAGAAACACACGCCCCCGCATGGGCGCGGGCAGTACGATGTATTCCAGCCAGAGAGACGGAGGAATGA